The Lentzea guizhouensis genome contains a region encoding:
- a CDS encoding tyrosine recombinase XerC, translating to MSPPPHGRTRRVDLVRLREKLPTNVADVLGRYERHLTLERDLSPHTVRAYIGDAVALLGHVAGDEPENADVGRIDLAGLRSWLAAQHAAGASRTTLARRAAAARTFTAWAHRAGHLAADPGPRLAAPRPHRMLPPVLREEQAKEAMDAVSSGASEGHPVALRDQAVVELLYATGIRVAELCGLDLDDVDYSLRVIRVLGKGGRERTTPFGVPAGRALRRWLDEGRNALVAPDSPPALFLGARGGRLNQRAVRQLVHEVVAVVPDAPDIGPHGLRHSAATHLLEGGADLRTVQELLGHATLATTQLYTHVTVERLKAIHDRTHPRS from the coding sequence ATGTCCCCGCCGCCGCATGGTCGGACACGCCGTGTCGATCTCGTTCGCCTGCGCGAAAAACTGCCGACGAACGTCGCGGACGTGTTGGGGCGGTACGAACGGCACCTGACGTTGGAGCGGGATCTCTCGCCGCACACCGTGCGCGCGTACATCGGGGATGCGGTGGCGTTGCTCGGACACGTCGCCGGGGATGAGCCGGAGAACGCCGACGTGGGGCGGATCGACCTGGCCGGTCTGCGCTCGTGGCTCGCCGCCCAGCACGCGGCGGGTGCCAGCAGGACCACGCTCGCACGGCGCGCGGCCGCAGCGCGCACGTTCACCGCGTGGGCCCATCGTGCTGGTCACCTGGCTGCGGATCCCGGTCCGCGGCTCGCGGCGCCGCGGCCGCACCGCATGTTGCCGCCGGTGTTGCGGGAGGAGCAGGCGAAGGAGGCGATGGACGCCGTATCCTCTGGCGCTTCCGAAGGTCATCCGGTTGCGCTGCGTGATCAGGCCGTGGTGGAGTTGCTGTACGCCACAGGTATTCGTGTGGCTGAGCTCTGTGGGCTTGATCTCGACGACGTGGACTACTCCCTAAGGGTGATTCGAGTTCTGGGCAAAGGTGGACGCGAGCGCACCACGCCGTTCGGCGTTCCAGCCGGACGAGCGCTGCGGCGCTGGCTCGACGAGGGCCGGAACGCCCTGGTAGCACCCGATTCGCCGCCCGCGCTGTTCCTCGGTGCCCGCGGTGGGAGGTTGAACCAGCGGGCTGTTCGCCAGCTGGTGCACGAGGTCGTCGCCGTGGTGCCGGACGCACCGGACATCGGGCCGCACGGGTTGCGCCACTCCGCTGCGACCCATTTGCTGGAAGGAGGAGCGGACCTGCGCACCGTCCAAGAGCTGCTTGGTCACGCTACGCTCGCAACGACTCAGCTTTACACACACGTCACTGTCGAACGGCTGAAGGCGATCCATGACCGAACCCACCCCCGTTCCTGA
- a CDS encoding FliA/WhiG family RNA polymerase sigma factor translates to MPAPAAKQASNGHRQNGAPRTEASTGESAEPGANTHVNGTPAAVPTAVTRSDARSGDDVEAGIVALWRSYGESRDQNERDRLVLHYAPLVKYVAGRVGTGLPAHVDVADLIQSGIFGLVDAIEKFEPERGLKFETYAMQRIRGAILDDLRSQDWVPRSVRSRARDVERALERLGAKLQRTPTDRELAAELKIGLAELRELYGQLQLTSVVALDELITPNKGGSSLAESLPDDAAEDPVASLVDQDSRRQLADAIAQLAERDRVVVTLYYFENLTLAEIGKVLGVTESRVCQLHTRAVLRLRTKLNEQSEA, encoded by the coding sequence GTGCCCGCACCTGCAGCGAAGCAGGCGAGCAACGGGCACCGTCAGAACGGCGCGCCGCGCACCGAGGCGAGCACCGGGGAGTCCGCGGAACCCGGTGCGAACACGCATGTCAACGGCACGCCCGCGGCCGTTCCGACTGCCGTGACGCGCTCGGACGCCAGGTCTGGTGACGACGTCGAGGCCGGCATCGTCGCGTTGTGGCGCAGCTACGGCGAGTCCCGCGACCAGAACGAGCGCGACCGCCTGGTGCTGCACTACGCGCCGCTGGTCAAGTACGTCGCCGGCCGTGTCGGCACCGGCCTGCCCGCGCACGTGGACGTGGCCGACCTGATCCAGTCCGGCATCTTCGGCCTGGTCGACGCGATCGAGAAGTTCGAGCCGGAACGCGGCCTCAAGTTCGAGACCTACGCCATGCAGCGCATCCGCGGTGCGATCCTCGACGACCTGCGCTCGCAGGACTGGGTGCCGCGCTCGGTCCGCAGCCGCGCCCGCGACGTCGAACGCGCCCTCGAACGCCTCGGCGCGAAGCTGCAGCGCACGCCCACCGACCGCGAGCTCGCCGCAGAGCTCAAGATCGGCCTGGCCGAGCTCCGCGAGCTCTACGGCCAGCTCCAGCTCACCAGCGTCGTGGCGCTCGACGAGCTGATCACCCCGAACAAGGGTGGCTCCTCCCTGGCCGAGTCGCTGCCGGACGACGCCGCGGAGGACCCGGTCGCGAGCCTCGTCGACCAGGACAGCCGCCGCCAGCTCGCCGACGCCATCGCCCAGCTCGCCGAACGCGACCGCGTGGTCGTGACGCTGTACTACTTCGAGAACCTGACCCTCGCCGAGATCGGCAAGGTCCTCGGCGTCACGGAGTCCCGCGTCTGCCAGCTGCACACCCGCGCGGTCCTGCGTCTGCGCACCAAGCTCAACGAGCAGTCAGAGGCCTAG